The DNA region CTCCCCGGCACTCAGTTCAAAATCAAATATATCAAAATTGTCACGGATGTGACTCTCCTGTCCTGCTTTCGGGATGGTCACCACGTTCTCCTGCTGAATCAACCACCGGAGTGCAACCTGTGCGCTGGTTTTGTTGTGGCGAGCGCCAATCTCATCCAATGTCTTATCATCGATTACGCGTCCTTTCCCCAGCGGGCTGTAGGCGGTAAGCATCAAATTGTTCTTTTGGCAATATTCCAGCATCGCATCCTGCCCCCGGCCGGGATAGTACTCGACTTGATTTGTAAGAATCGGCGTCTCCGAGGCGTCGACAGCTTTTTCCATCTCCGGGACGGAAAAATTGCTGACGCCGATGTGTTTGACGATACCTTCTTCCTGCAAGTCGTTCATTGCATCGATTGTCTCGTCGATTGGGACGGTGGCACTTGGCCAGTGGATGAGCAGTAAGTCGATATATTCGCAATCGAGTTTTTCCTGGCTGGCATGTGTGGACGATAAAACGTCCTCCGGCGCCAGATTCGAGGCGAGGATTTTCGTCGTTAAAAATATTTGATCTCTGGGAATGCCCGATTCACGGACGGCTTTGCCGACTGCTGATTCGTTCCGGTACATTTGGGCGGTATCGATGTGCCGGTAGCCCAACTTCAATGCGGTGAGTACGCTGTCCGTACAGGCCGTCCCGCGCAATAGGTATGTGCCAAAGCCGAGCGCGGGGATTGTTACCCCCTTCACTTCCAGATGTTTCATGTTAGTCTCCCTCCATCTCATAACTGTTCTTATCAAAATATAATTTCTCATGTAGCTGGCGGTTTCTCAACTGGAGAAAAATCCTTGTGATCAATCCTGCGTCGGTGTATCGTAATCCCTTCATTGGAAAAAAATAGCAATCGTCGTGAGATTTCGGGAGTATCTATGAGCGGCTATGATCAACTATACAGGGAATTCGTATCCCGGTTTCCGGATTACGGGAATACGGCCGAACTTGATGATCTCCGGGAGCAGGAGTTTCAGCGCCTGGATCAAAACGGTCAAATCTACCTTGATTATACAGGTGGAAGCCTGTACGCCAAATCTCAGCTGAATTCTCATACCGAATTGCTTACGGATAACGTCTTTGGGAATCCGCATTCCAACAACCCGACTTCCCGTCAAATGACAGACGTCGTTGAGGAAGCGCGGGCCAGGGTGTTGGAATACTTCTGCGCTTCTCCGGATGAATACACTGCGATTTTTACGCTCAACGCCAGCGGGGCATTAAAGCTGGTTGGTGAAGCGTTTCCATTCCAGCGTGAAAGCCGGTTTCTGCTCACCGTCGATAACCACAATTCGGTGAATGGCATCCGGGTGTTCGCCAGAGATAAGGGGGCCGAGGTGAAATATATTCCGGTAGCAATGCCGGATTTGCGCATGGATGATGAGGGGCTCGAGGATTCCCTGGACAACTGTGATAGATCTGTGCCGAACCTGCTGGCCTACCCGGCACAGTCCAACTTCACCGGAGTCCAGCATTCCATGGATTGGATCCCACAGGCGCAGGATGCCGGATGCCATGTGCTGTTGGATGCGGCGGCTTATGTGCCGACGAATACGCTGGATTTATCGGCAGTTCAACCGGATTTCGTGGCACTCTCGTTTTACAAGATGTTCGGATACCCTACCGGAATCGGTTGTCTTATCGCCAAGAAAAAGGCACTTGGGATACTTCGGCGACCCTGGTTTGCCGGCGGTACTATAGCGCTCGCTTCCGTGCATTCAATGAATCATCAATTGGCTGACGACGAGGCTGGATTTGAAGACGGGACAGTAGATTATCTGAATATCCCCGCAGTAAAGTTCGGCCTGGATCTGTTGGAATCTGTTTCCATCGAATCGATACATCGCCGGGTCCAAAGTCTCACCGGTTGGCTGCTTGCGACGTTGATGGAATTGCGCCACTCTAACGGAAATCCCATGGTGCGCGTCTATGGCCCAACGACTACTGAAGCCCGGGGCGGTAACGTTGCGTTTAACATTTACGATCCGGACGGGAGTCTGATCGATTTTCGGCGAGTGGAGGAGCTGGCCAATACGCGACAAATTTCTCTGCGCACAGGTTGCTTTTGTAACCCCGGCGTCATCGAGGTGGCCGAAGGATTGACTGCTAAAGAAATGGAGGCCGGATTCGCAAATCGTGACAAGGTCAATTATCCGCACTTCTTGTCTGTATTAGAACACCAGGAAGGCAAGAGTGCCGGAGCAGTCCGGGTGTCTTTCGGACTGGTATCGAATTTTAAAGACGCGTACCATCTGGTCGAATTTCTCAAGACGTTCCGGGATCAAACCACGGGGAAAATTGGACGGGTCTCCTTTGATATCCAAACCTGCCGCCGGCTCCGGGACGGGAGTTAACAATAGTGTTCAAGTGTTCGGGTGTTTCCCAAAGGGATACCTCCGAGGCGTGTGTTCAAGTATGATATCTTTGGGCTGGTGAAGGCAGGATATTATAGAGTATTTGTGTCCAAGTATTGATGTCCAAGTGTTCCATACAAGTCCACACAAGTCCGAACTGCGTATTGCATGGAAAAGATTCGGGAAGGTCCTTTCCGTTATACACAATACTCGATACTTTTTCCTCGTTCCGTATTAGGGAAAGCGAATTTCTTGTTTTTGATATCCGATATTTACTTCTCCGGATCTCACTCCAAAGCCACCAGAAGTTCAGAGATGGTAGGATTCGCCGGGGCTATCTGCTGAAACGAGTGAAAGGTCATTTCAGCCTTCAACGCAACGGCTACCGGGGCCAGGAGATCTGCGGCATGATCACCAACGGCCGATGCCCCTAAAATCCGATCATTGTCCTGGTTCACAAGCATCTTTAAAAACCCCTCCTGATGCTCAATAATATTTGATTTCAGGACTTTCCCGTAATCGGTTTTGAGTACTCTGACGTTCCGGTTTTTTTTAAATGCTTCGGTTTCCGTCATTCCAATCTGAGCCACTTCAGGAACGGTATAAATCGCCTCAACTGCCCAATCCGGCTGGTAGGAATAATTGGTCTTTTTCAGCGCATTGCTCACGGCAAACCGGGCCTGGGCGATGGCCTTGTTTGCCAGCATGGGCGGACCGGTTACATCTCCGATAGCAAAAATATGCTGTACCTTAGTGCGAAGTTGCCCATCGACGGTAATCCCCTTGTGTTTATCGTAGGTCACTCCCGTTTTTCCCAGGTTCAGCCTGGACGTGTCCGGGACCCGGCCGATAGCGACAAACGCCAGTTCCGCCTCGAACGAATTGCCCGAGGTGAGAGTCGCCTCAACGTGATCGCCATGATTTACGATTGACTGTACGGCCTGGCCCTTATGAAATTCAACGCCACGTCTCGAAAGGACAGATTCCAGTGTATTTGAAATGTCAGCATCGCTCCGGGGGAGCAATGTGTCAATATCTGTTAGCGCCGTAACCTCGCTTCCCAGGCGATTAAAAAGGTAGATTGTTTCCGAGCCGGTCACGCCGCCTCCAACCACGATGATACTCTCCGGGATGGATTTTCGATGGCTCATAAACCGTGGCGCTAAAATGCGTTTTCCATCCGGTTTCAAATCATCCGGAAATATCGGGACGGATCCCGAGGCGATAATAATCTGTTCCCCATGGACCCGGGCGACCTCTTCGCCATCTCTGGTAACTTGAATCGTATAATCATCCAGGAAGTGGCCTTTCCCGTTGAAAACCTCAACATTCAGATCTTCAAAAGTTTTTTTGTCCCGTGTGTGTTCCCGATCTTTTACGGTTTGTAGCCGCTCCAAGACTTTCTCTGGCTGGATAATATAGCCGCCCATGGGATAGCTCATCTCCTGCGCGTGAACAACCTCGTCACCGGTATCCGCTGCATCCAGCCAGACCTTGCTGGGAACCAGACTATGCCAGAGTGCCCGACCGCCCGGCTTATCCTGTTCAATCAGCGCAACGGAAGCGCCAAGTTTGCCTGCCTCTTTAGCCGCGGTGACGCCGCCGGGGCCCCCGCCAATGATAACAACATCTTTACGAGCGTATTTTACATCCATAGTCACCTCGTGAAATTAGGTTAACAGAGAATACATTATACTACAGATTAGGGAGAGGACGGTCAAACTGAAATAGAACGTTCTATGGTCGGACAGTAAATAAAACGGACAAATGAGCACGTTATAGTTTTCTGCATGGCCGATAGTTTATTACGGAGAGCTCTCCCAAAATTGGTAAATGTGATCTAAAAAAAATAATATACACCTTTATTCTATGAAACCTAATACCTTAATGTGACTTAATTCATCATGTAATATTTTATAAAACTTAATTACTTATTGCTTTTCGACGACAATGATATGAACTTGCTAGCAACGTGACGGACAATTTTGACATCCCGATAATCGCTGCATCCTGTTCACTGTAGTCGAAAAAGTCCTCCGAATTCATAAAGAAAGGTAGAACTCTTCTACGCCTGTTTTGCCTTTCCATATGATGTACCAGTTGTACCTATCTGATAATTGCTTCTGCATTTGGGAATAGATGTTTGTGACGATGGGAATAGAGTAAAAGGTGCACTTTGTCTATCCGAAATTTTCTTGCCACGCCATTTCATTTATCCATACCCTCAACAAAGAAATACCAGGAGAACGTGTTATGAAGACGATGAAGTTAGGGATTCTATTGACTGTCCTGTTCAGTTTGGTTTTAACTGTACCGCTTTTTGCGGTGGACGTGACTTTTCAGGCGGATATCTCAGAGTTACTCAATGAAGGGTTTGATCCTGGAACCCATAATCTGGAAGTCCGGGGTGAATTCAACACCTGGAGAACAGGATTAAATCTAACCTCTAATGGTGAAAATATTTATTCAATTACATTGCCAGTGGACATGTCTGCCGGAACTGAAGTCTTCTGGAAGTTTTGTGTAACTCCAGGCGACGAATTTTTAGGGGGTGAATATGAACTCGGTGCGAACCGGTCGTTCGTCCTTGGAGAAACAGCAACGACCCTGCCGGTAGAATCACCGAATCTGTACACTTCTGTAAAGACCATTACTGATGCCCGAACTGTTGGTCTCGATAGGGTGATTCGTGTGCAAGGTATCGTCACATCCCACAATTTCGGGACGGGGTTTTCAGACCTTACACTGCAGGATGCCAACGCGGGAATCTTTCTCTATCACGGTGGCGTTGAGTTACCGGTCACATTTCGGGATCGCGTCCAGGTAACCGGCCGGGTCGTCGAATACAACGGTAAATTGGAGATTGTCCCGGAGACCCACGATAATATCCCGGAGAATGCCATAGTTGTTCTGGAAAGTAATGTTACACCGCCTTCTCCAATCTTGGTCACAATCGGGGACATTCTTGAAAGTCCGGAGATGTACGAGGGGAAATTGGTCCGCCTGGATCAGGTGGCCACCATTGGTGGTGCTTGGCCGACACCCGGACAGGATGCAAACATGGATATCACGGATGCTGGTGGGTTGCCCTTCGTTATGCGTATCGATAAGGAGACGAATATCGATGAGACACCACAGCCGGAAGGTCCGTTTGATGTCATCGGGGTGGTCTCTCAATTTTTTGACGATTACCAGGTCCTGCCACGGACGCATGAGGATATTATCCGATCTGCTGTACAGCAGAGTGCATGGGACTTCGAGGAAGGCCCGGGCAATTGGTATGCTTTTTACGGAAATGCGAACACCGTTAATTCTCCAGTATTCGATGGGATTAATGCACTCGGGATTACCGCGTGGCAAAGTTCTGTTCCTCTGGAAATCAAGAATGAGATTTGTCCCAATGTTGAACCGGGAAATCAATTCCGGTTTCAGGTATGGATTGATAATGTTGAGGGTATAAGTGCACTGCAACCCTATATCCAATACGGCGATTGGGTATGGTACAGTGGATGGTACGACAGCGAAAATTTTACACTAACGCCCGGAGCCTGGAACGAAGTGATCGTTGAGGTTCCGGCGGAATACGTCAGGCCTCTCAAGGCTGTCGGTTTACAGATATTCAGGGAATCCGAAGAGTATACTCCAACGGTTTATGTTGACGGTATCAAACTCGACACAGAGGTCGCGCCTGTTGGCCTTTCGCAGGACGTTACCGTACGCTTTTCCGTCGACGTGACCGATGCGGTCAACTTCCAGACCGGCGAGCCGTTTACCAATGTGCAGGAAGTACTGCTTAACGGTATTATCTCCGTGGCCCAATGGGGATGGGCTCCCTGGGGAGCGATCCCGGATACTACCGGAGCGCTCCATATGTCCAATGATGGTACTACGCAGGGAGATGGCATCGCCGGAGATAACATCTGGACGGCCGAAGTACTGTTCCCCGCCGGATCAAAATTCGACTGGGGTTACAAATACGGTATTTACGACAACACCAATATGGATATGTCCCGTCCGGATGCGCTGGATAACGAGTCCGGTTTCGGGGACGATCACGGGTTGACGATTAGTGATACCGAACCGTTGCAAGTTCTGCCAGTCGATATGTGGAAAACAACGACAGCCAGTGGTGAATACTTAGAAGTGCCCATTTCTGTGGCTCAGCAGGATCCAGCGATGATTGGGCGAAAAGTGCTGGTACGAGGAATCGTGACCGCAGCCACCGGTGTCTATAATCAAACACGGACATTTATTCAGGCTGAAGGCGGCGGGCCCTGGAGCGGTATCCTGATTTACGACAATACAGCAACCATCCAGACGAACGAGGGTGATCTGATAGCCGTGAGTGGCACGGTTGATGAATATTACGATATGACAGAGATAGTGGTTGACGAAATCGAGCTGCTTGACGTTAATTTTTCGCTGCCCGAACCGATCAATCTTCGTACCGGTGACCTGAGGAATCCTGAATTTGCCGAGCAATTTGAATCTGTGCCGGTGCGATTGAATAATCCTGTGGTTTCGAATCCCAATCTGGGGAATTGGGAATGGGAGATCGATGACGGGAGCGGTCCGTGTGTGATCGGTGTAAGCCATCTAAAGTATATGTCCCCGTCGATGGAGACCGTTATCCCATCTATCACCGGCATCGTGGACTTTACTTACGGGAACTACGTTGTTAAACCACGTGACCGGGCAGATATCGAAGACGGATTAACGGAAGTCATGATCTGGGATTTCGAAGATGACTTACAGGGGTGGCAGTCGCCGTCCGGTATCGGTCAACTCGATGATACTCACCCGTTCAGCGGCAACTATTCGGTCCGGATGGTCGATAATCCGGATACCTCAACAACCGGCATTATGTTGATCAATAATGAATACCGGAATTTAGTGCCAAACGACAGGATCCAGCTTCATGTCTGGCTGGATGATACCACCGGTCTACAGGGAGTTCAGGTATTCATTCAGTTCGGCGAAGGTTTCACCTGGTTCCATAACTGGTATAATCCAGGGGATCTTAAAGTTGGTGCCTGGAATTTAATCGAAGTTGTAGTCCCTTGGAATTATGGCGCACCACTAAACATATTTGGCGTCGAGGTTTTAGGTCGTGAACCAGACACAGTTTCACCGTTTTACATCGATAAGGCGATTGTACTCAAACAGAGTGGAGCTGCTCTGGTTGCCGATTTCAACGTTTATCCATCAGTGGGGTCCTATCCACTCACAGTGCAGTTTACCGATATGTCGACCGGAGATATTAATAGCTGGTACTGGGAATTCGGCGATAGTACCACAAGTCCCGAGCAAAATCCATCCCACACCTATCTCGAATTTGGATCATACACTGTGACTTTGACGGTCGATGGCCCCGGCGGCTCTGATGCGAAACGTCAGGACTGGTGTGTGACTACTTTCGAAGAGGAGTACGTGCTACCTGTCCCCATGGTTAACGCTCCGGTTATCGATGGCATTGCGGACCCGGCATGGGAAAGCGTTCCGATGACTGAAATCGTGCACCAAATTAATTACGGTGAACCGATTGATAGTCCCGCCGATCTCTCCGGCGATTTTCGTCTGAGCTGGGATCAAACGAATCTGAACTTGTTTGCCTCTGTTCGCGACGATATTCTACGTACGGATGGTGCAGAGTCCTGGGAAAACGATGGATTCGAAATATTTTTCGATGGGGACAACAGCAAGGGATTTGCGTATGACGGATCGAATGATTTCCAAATTATAGTAACATATGGCCCGGAGGCACCGAACGTATCCGTTGGTTGGCAAACGGCGTGGTTTGATCCGGAAGTGATAACGGCGGCTCTGCAGAATACCGATGATGGCTGGGATCTGGAAATGGCCATCCCATTGCAGGCATTGGGGATGGAGCAGTACTCCGGCCACCAATTCGGTTTCGAAATCTATTACGAAGACAACGATACCGGCGTCAGGGATCACCAATTACTCTGGTGGTCGGAAGGGAATGTCTGGGAGAATCCGTCCGTAATGGGTACCGCGGAATTCCAGAGAATCACGGCGACAGATACGACGCAGGTCACCTTCCAGGCGGATATCACGGATCTGCTAAGCGAAGGATTCGACCCGACAAATCAGGTACTGGAAGTCCGTGGCGGGTTTTCGAATTGGCAGCCGGGACCGGAACTCGTGCAGATTGAGGGAAACCAGTATGCCGTGACTATTGAAGTTGCCGGTGTACCCGGCTGGGACGTCCCCTGGAAATTTGCCGTAAGTCCCGGGGATATGTTTCTGGATGGCGGTTGGGAGCTGGGTGGGGATCGTTCCTTCACCTTCCCGAAATCCGATACGACCCTGGCTCCGGAATTTCCAAATATTTATACAGAGCGGAAGACACTGGCTGAAGCCCGGGCACTCGGTGTTGGTCGCGTGGTCCGGTCAATAGCAACGGTAACCAGTACCAACTTCGGTGAAGGATATTCGGAGTACGCAATCCAGGATAGCACCGGCGGTCTTATCCTGTTTCACCGGGATTTCGAATACGACCTGGATGCGCGGAATTTGATTCAGGTCACCGGTCGTATTATGGAGTATAACGGAAAACTGGAAATCCAGCCTGAAATCTATGATAGGAGCCTGCTGGGCGAAGCCGTTGTTGTTCTGAATGCAGGGGTACCGCTCCCGGAAACTCAGCCGCTGACGATTGATGAAATCCTTGCTGCGCCCGAGAGTTTTGAATCCGAGCTGGTGCGGATTGAACGTGTAGCATTTTCAGGTGATTGGCCTCTCGAAGGATACGATGCTAACCTGTCTATCACGGACCAAGCCGGCGCCATTCTGACCATGCGCATCGATAAAGAGACAAATGTGGATGGTTCGGAGGCTCCAACCGATTCCTTTGACGTCATCGGTATCATTACCCAGTTCGATCAGGAAGCACCGTATGATGATGGTTATCAGATCCTGCCACGCAAGCGAACGGATATCTTTGAAAATGCAACCACGGTTACCTTCCAGGCGGATATGCGACAGTTGCTCCGTAATGGATTTGACCCGGATTCGAATCGGATCGCGGTGTTCGGGTCATTTCAGGACTGGCGGGTTGGATACCAACTGTTCCCCTCCGAAACTGATGATAGCCTGTATTCACGGATGGTGGAAATTCGGGTACCTGGCGGTACGGTGATAGAATGGAAGTTCTATGCCGCTCCCGGGGGACAATTTGTGAACAGTGGATTGGAAACAGGGGAAAACCGGATCTTTACGCTCGAAACGGGCAGCATGGTATTGGAGCCAATGGTTCCGGCAATCGCATTCGCTGAAGTGGTGACTCAACAGGTCCAGTATACTTTTACTGTAGATCTGAACAATGCGATCAACGCTCAGAACGGAAAACCGCTGTCCAATGTGCAATCGGTGTTTATGCATGCATTTAAGTGGTCACCCGGTTTTGCGGTGGAAGATACGAGTGCGATGCTGAGAACATTCGACGACGGTATCAATGGCGGCGATGCTGTCGCCGGTGACAACATCTGGTCCAATCAGGTGACCTTCGTTCCGGGTACGTATCGCAATCAACAGTATAAATATGCGGCGTACGATCCGGCCAACCTGGATTTCAGTAATCCGTATCCCATGGACAATGAGGCGCCTCCGGGAGTATATCACCACTTCGCCATTGACGACAGTCAGCCGGAACAGGCGCTGGCGGTGAAATGGCTGACTACGACTGGCGTCGAACGGCACTTTACTCCGGCTTACGAAGGCAATCCATATAAAGCCATGAATATTTATGTAACCAAGGCCACCTTCGATAGCCTTGACCTAACCGCTGGCGACGAGATTGGGATTTTCGACGAAGGAGTCTGTATAGGGGCCGGGGTAGTACAGGGACCGATCACCTTGATGGAATCTCTGGACATGGAGGCGGCCACCGACGACCCGGGCACACCGGAAAAAGATGGCTTTACTCCGGGTAATCCGCTGCAATTCCGGCTCTGGAGAGCAGCAGAACAAGCAGAATACTCAAGTCCGAATATTTCAGTAGTCCAGGGTAACGAAATATACACCTCCAATGAATCTGCAGTAACCGAGCTAGAGTTCTTCAGCATTATGCCACAGATCGTTGGTCTGCAATCAGGCTGGAATATCATGTCGTTTGCCATTGAACCGGTAAATCAGGATATGATGAATATTGCTCAGCCGTTGGTGGATGCCGCCCAGCTCATTAAGGTGCAGGATGAACGCGGCAAAGCTATCGAGCAGATTCTGGGGACCTGGAAGAATAACATCGGGTCCTGGGCAGGGTCAGAAGGGTACTACCTGAAGGTGTCGGAAGATACCGAGCTGGAAGTACAGGGATTTCCGATCCCGCTGCCGTTCGACGTTCCGTTGCAGGCCGGTTGGAACATCATTGGCTATCCGGTCAATTCGCCGCAAGCGGCGTTAAATATGGTCCAGCCCCTTATTGATGAAGGTGCCCTGATCAAGATTCAGAATGAATCAGGCAAAGCCATCGAGCAGATCCTGGGAACGTGGAAGGACAACATCGAAACCTTTGTACCGGGTGAAGGCTATTACCTGAAGGTCCTTGCCGACGCCAGTCTGCGCATTGACCGCCAAACTATGGAGGGACCGGAAGCGATTGCGGAAAGTGCAACACAGCCGGATATGGTAGCACCGGAACAATTCGTCTCGGCATTTGCCGGCAATCCGTACAATCCGATGAATGTGTACGTCAATCTGGATGACGTACAAAAGAATAGCCTTGAAGCCGGATACGAAATTGGAGTATTCGACGGAGAGGTGTGCGTCGGTTCAGTCATGATACCGGAACAATTCCAGAGCAGGCAATACCTCAGCCTCATCGCCGGGATGGACGATCCCACCACCGAGGAATATGACGGTTTCCGATCGGGAGCGCCCCTCTCTCTGCGACTTTGGAACGGGAACGAGATACTATACGGTGCAGTCAGACCTCTCGGCGTCGAACCGGACGCTGACCAATTGGTAGCCTTCGAGGCTCGTGGCACAGCGGTGCTGGCTGTTAACGGTTGGCAACAGACTGCAATCGATCCGGAAATGGGAATACCGACGGATTATGAACTCGCTAACGCTTATCCCAATCCGTTTAACCCATCGACGACCATCCGGTATGGGGTGCCGGAACTTACCGACGTTTCTATCCAGGTGTACAACATGATGGGACAACGCGTAGCCACGCTGGTTCAGGAACGGTTGCATCCTGGCTACTACACAATCGTATGGAACGGGCAGAATTATTTAGGCCAGCCAGTTGCGACGGGTGTGTACTTTTACCAGATGCGAACTGGTGCCAAGGTGATGACCAAGAAAGTTGTCTTTATGAAATAAAGAGGATGTCACAATACAATAACAATAGCGAAAATGGAACAAAGGAGATAGTATGAAACGGTTACTTGTCTTGGTGGCACTCCTCGGACTTGGAGGCGCAATACAGGCGCAAACGCACTTTACGGTGGCATATTCCGGCAATCCGTATAATGCCATGAATATTTATGTTTCGGGCGCCACGATTGATGGCGTTGGAGCGGAGGCCGGAGACGAAATTGGTCTCTTTGATGGGGATATATGTGTTGGCGCGGCGGCGGTCACCGGTCCGATCAGCATGACCAACACGCTTGATTTCGAGGCCTCTTCCGACGATCCGACCACAACCGATGTAGTTGATGGATTTAAAGACGGAAATCCCATGCTGTTTCGGATCTGGGATTCCAGTACGGGAGTAGAATTGACCTCAGTAACGGTGGAAGTAGTACAAGGGGATGAAACATTCGTTTCGCAGGGAACGGCCGCTGTGTCCCTGATCGGGGTAACCAATCAGCCGCCGGTTATTGAGCACCCGGTACCCGATATATCTCTGCTGGAGGATGCCCCTGATACGGCTATTGCTGATCTGGATACTGTGTTTTTAGACCCTGAATCTCAGGAACTCACGATGTCAGTGAATTCCGATAATTCGAACCTTTCCGTGAATCTCTCACTGGAAAATATCTGCACTCTCTCCATACCGGTGGACTGGTATGGTACCGGCGAGATCTATCTGATTGCTTCTGATGGTGAACTCACAACGACGGATACAGTGCTTATCACCGTCACTTCGGTGAATGATAATCCGTCCATACCCGTAGTTCTCCTGCCGGAGTCAGGCGCCGAGTTGGTCAGTGACGGGCTGCTGGTTTGGACTCTCGCATCCGACCCGGAAGAGGATGCTATCACAGGGTATCGAATTCAGGTGGACGATAATGGACAATTCAGTGATCCGGAAGTTGATGAAGTGATCTCCATCGAGGGTCCGGTGCTCGCCAGACGTCCTGCTCTTATGTACAATCCGCAAACTCAAGTGAGCGACAGTGCGTATGTCATTTCTCTGGATGTATTGTCTCAGTACGGAAATCTAACGGACGATACACATTATACCTGGCGGGTTCGTTCCATAGATGTCAACGAGGGCGAATCTGAGTGGTCGGAGGGTGAACATCAGTTTTTCTTCAACAAATCGAATACCGCACCTAAGGCCCCAACTCAGGGATTTAATCCGGCAGACAGCGTGAGTGTAAGCAGCCTTGCACCAACTATCTCCTGGAACGCAGCTTTTGATCCTGATCTGAGCGACGGCGCAGAAACCCTGGCTTATCAACTACAGGTGAGTAGCTCCACGGCATTTGTGGATACGCTGTACGATGTAACCACCGATCCGGGACAGACATCGGTGGAAAGTATCGGAGTGCTGAAAGATAACAGCCTGGCTGCCTATAGGGTGAAGACTATGGACGATGAGGGGCTGAAATCTAAATGGTCAGTGGTACAAGAGTTCCTGATCAACACCGCTCTCGATCCACCGCTGGAGTTTCTGGTGCAGGCACCCGCAACCGGAGATTCAGCAGTGGCGGACTCAACGAATTTCCAGGCGGAAGTGACCTTCCAGTGGACGGCCTCCGGGGATCCGGATCTGAATGACATTGTCCAGTATTTC from Candidatus Neomarinimicrobiota bacterium includes:
- a CDS encoding T9SS type A sorting domain-containing protein, whose product is MKRLLVLVALLGLGGAIQAQTHFTVAYSGNPYNAMNIYVSGATIDGVGAEAGDEIGLFDGDICVGAAAVTGPISMTNTLDFEASSDDPTTTDVVDGFKDGNPMLFRIWDSSTGVELTSVTVEVVQGDETFVSQGTAAVSLIGVTNQPPVIEHPVPDISLLEDAPDTAIADLDTVFLDPESQELTMSVNSDNSNLSVNLSLENICTLSIPVDWYGTGEIYLIASDGELTTTDTVLITVTSVNDNPSIPVVLLPESGAELVSDGLLVWTLASDPEEDAITGYRIQVDDNGQFSDPEVDEVISIEGPVLARRPALMYNPQTQVSDSAYVISLDVLSQYGNLTDDTHYTWRVRSIDVNEGESEWSEGEHQFFFNKSNTAPKAPTQGFNPADSVSVSSLAPTISWNAAFDPDLSDGAETLAYQLQVSSSTAFVDTLYDVTTDPGQTSVESIGVLKDNSLAAYRVKTMDDEGLKSKWSVVQEFLINTALDPPLEFLVQAPATGDSAVADSTNFQAEVTFQWTASGDPDLNDIVQYFVAYTNEDPATIPDELTWDDLMDFVTVMPLGSDTAYTTSLDTGFYSWVVIALDTDTLWTFGTNADGDILQHLTVWSPTVGVNSEAPVITEYQLLQNYPNPFNPTTTIHYALPAADHVTIAVYDLQGRKIRTLVDAKQTSGWHTIKWNALNNSGVKVSAGVYFYQIQTDAFRDLKKMILLK